In Pseudomonadota bacterium, one genomic interval encodes:
- a CDS encoding sigma-70 family RNA polymerase sigma factor: protein MTELKSTTNLLRQIREGDVQARNEIIERYLPLLHRWARGRLPASARDLSETDDLVQITFLRALNRLEDFESERPGAFLAYLRAICLSALRDEIRRRRRAPQHLPIEDNLLAGDSSILEEMVGGEILTKYELGLGKMDETKRMAVVMRVEFGMSYREIAAELQRPSVNATRMLIVRAIDELAELMPR from the coding sequence GTGACCGAGCTGAAAAGTACAACCAACCTGCTGCGCCAGATTCGCGAGGGTGATGTCCAGGCGCGCAACGAAATCATCGAGCGGTATCTCCCACTGCTCCACCGCTGGGCTCGAGGAAGGCTGCCGGCGAGCGCTCGAGATCTTTCGGAGACCGATGACCTGGTTCAGATTACGTTCTTGCGGGCTCTAAATAGGCTGGAAGACTTTGAGTCAGAGCGACCGGGAGCCTTTTTGGCCTACCTTCGCGCCATTTGCCTCAGTGCCCTTCGCGACGAGATCCGGCGGCGCAGGCGCGCCCCCCAGCATTTGCCCATCGAAGACAACCTGCTGGCCGGCGATTCATCGATACTGGAAGAGATGGTCGGCGGGGAGATCCTCACGAAGTACGAGCTGGGCCTCGGCAAAATGGACGAAACGAAACGCATGGCAGTCGTCATGAGAGTCGAATTCGGCATGAGCTACCGTGAAATTGCGGCAGAGCTTCAGCGCCCGTCAGTCAACGCTACGCGAATGCTGATTGTGCGAGCAATAGACGAGCTGGCCGAACTGATGCCCAGATGA
- a CDS encoding serine/threonine-protein kinase gives MSTRDRTRAQALADGTEMPAGGSDSVSQNFSDLHRLFQAFNATSEANAEVRPCLFRWRHLEVEQELGKGGFGQVYRAWDSVLKRPVALKLVPADAQSELRDRLMIAEAQRMAKARHPNILAVHGADIDSGRAGIWSDLLTGETLEDLIRKDGPVSSDTAIFWAIPLVSALDLMHRRAMSHGDVKPSNIMIEPDGTPVLVDFGAVQAALGDPSGFGSPVVMAPEQFAGSPASPATDLYALGCTLFFALTGSYPLKAGSFEELARRHHRKEAGSMNGVPREWRDVLARCLDANPKARATCSRLGDLLQQLRTRRSRRRKQLAIGGICLSLALVAGIATWAAFRLGAEAERVEQIKNVVIEAVDASLPEAQSGPASVTALFSALSELGDAKLQEYPLAQAELQLIAARGLFELGHLTQALGVAEQGHQTLIHAEPDAFIKLGKSLINLSSIREELGDMEGAQRDIEQALALLSRGPDELAAPARLTAYNRLANLAGEMGDWHRGADAHQKLLGERLALYGEKSVRAAVDYYNIGTAQNAFGGHASALENFRMAEALLVSAGDGESLRMGYVLLGLAIALVETGRLDEAQAGIDRARNLMQASLPDDSSRLHTLEILQAKLDARNGNLERSRATLEAILARDKLSSTSRHQANRQLALYYASQGHWRRSQDTFQWLIEESATRRYRAQRIYYEAAVSYTAFRAGSLETSPKVKLEAAIEELSETGYAGLSEYEQLKLWRETLRP, from the coding sequence ATGAGCACGCGAGACCGCACTCGGGCTCAGGCCCTGGCCGACGGCACTGAAATGCCAGCTGGCGGCAGCGACTCAGTAAGCCAAAATTTTTCAGATCTCCATCGCCTTTTTCAGGCTTTTAACGCTACCAGCGAGGCAAATGCTGAGGTCCGGCCATGCCTATTTCGGTGGCGGCACCTGGAGGTGGAACAGGAACTCGGCAAAGGCGGATTCGGCCAGGTTTATCGGGCCTGGGATTCCGTTCTGAAGCGACCGGTTGCCCTAAAGCTGGTGCCGGCTGACGCACAGTCTGAGCTCAGAGATCGGCTAATGATCGCCGAAGCGCAGCGTATGGCAAAAGCCCGCCATCCGAACATCCTTGCCGTCCACGGAGCCGACATTGACTCAGGTCGGGCGGGCATCTGGAGCGATCTGTTGACCGGTGAAACCCTTGAAGACCTGATTAGAAAGGACGGGCCGGTGTCGTCGGATACCGCCATTTTTTGGGCCATACCCCTGGTCAGCGCTCTGGATCTGATGCACCGCCGGGCGATGAGCCATGGCGATGTGAAACCGAGCAACATTATGATCGAACCGGACGGCACACCGGTCTTAGTGGATTTTGGCGCGGTGCAGGCTGCGCTGGGAGATCCTTCGGGCTTCGGATCTCCGGTGGTCATGGCGCCGGAGCAATTCGCCGGGTCTCCCGCCTCACCAGCCACCGACCTCTATGCTCTGGGCTGCACGTTGTTTTTTGCGCTGACGGGTAGCTACCCGCTGAAAGCCGGTTCGTTTGAGGAACTCGCACGACGTCACCATAGGAAAGAGGCTGGCAGCATGAACGGCGTTCCGCGCGAGTGGCGGGACGTGCTCGCTCGTTGCCTGGATGCAAACCCCAAGGCTCGTGCTACCTGTAGCAGGTTAGGTGACCTGCTACAGCAGCTCAGGACGCGCCGCTCCCGGCGGCGAAAGCAGCTGGCGATTGGCGGTATTTGCCTGTCGCTGGCGCTTGTCGCAGGCATCGCAACGTGGGCTGCGTTTCGCCTTGGCGCCGAGGCTGAACGAGTGGAGCAGATCAAAAACGTTGTGATCGAAGCGGTTGATGCCAGCCTGCCGGAGGCGCAGTCCGGTCCAGCGTCCGTCACGGCGCTGTTTTCAGCGCTTTCGGAACTCGGAGACGCCAAGCTCCAGGAGTACCCGCTCGCTCAAGCGGAGCTGCAGCTGATCGCAGCCAGAGGGCTGTTCGAGCTCGGGCACCTGACACAAGCGCTCGGGGTCGCTGAGCAGGGACACCAGACCCTGATCCATGCTGAACCAGACGCGTTCATCAAACTTGGAAAAAGTCTGATCAACCTCAGCAGCATTCGAGAGGAGCTTGGAGACATGGAGGGCGCCCAGCGAGACATAGAGCAGGCCCTAGCGCTGCTCTCTCGGGGACCTGACGAACTCGCGGCCCCCGCTCGACTCACTGCCTACAACAGGCTGGCAAACCTAGCGGGGGAGATGGGCGACTGGCATCGGGGTGCGGACGCTCATCAGAAGCTACTGGGCGAGCGGCTTGCGCTTTACGGTGAGAAAAGCGTTCGCGCAGCGGTTGACTACTACAACATCGGAACGGCCCAGAATGCTTTCGGCGGCCATGCCTCGGCGCTCGAAAACTTCAGGATGGCAGAGGCGCTGCTGGTATCCGCGGGCGATGGAGAGTCGCTGCGCATGGGGTACGTGCTACTTGGCCTTGCGATTGCTCTCGTGGAAACAGGCAGGCTGGATGAGGCACAGGCGGGCATTGACCGAGCGCGAAACCTGATGCAAGCCTCACTGCCTGACGACAGCTCACGCCTGCACACGCTGGAGATATTGCAGGCCAAGCTGGACGCCAGGAATGGCAACCTGGAGCGCTCGCGTGCGACGCTCGAGGCGATCCTGGCACGAGACAAGCTATCATCCACCTCCAGGCATCAGGCCAATCGCCAGCTCGCTCTCTACTACGCGTCGCAAGGACACTGGAGACGTTCTCAAGATACCTTTCAGTGGCTTATCGAAGAATCAGCTACACGGCGGTACCGCGCCCAAAGGATTTATTACGAGGCGGCGGTCAGCTACACGGCATTTCGAGCCGGGAGTCTGGAGACTTCTCCGAAAGTGAAGCTCGAGGCCGCAATCGAAGAGCTGTCAGAAACAGGTTACGCGGGGCTGTCAGAGTATGAACAACTCAAGCTGTGGCGAGAAACACTCAGGCCTTAG